A region from the Mercenaria mercenaria strain notata chromosome 7, MADL_Memer_1, whole genome shotgun sequence genome encodes:
- the LOC123554058 gene encoding uncharacterized protein LOC123554058, with protein MDTRKEPDKNTETNDAKKLSEMTKDSPNRVKNMETDRNFDDISLRPNAMKGKHNFGRRNFKEELRGAQRKDGHNAAYDQRSNTTKKLQAKRTTLYVVVSEKVTQSRNLKGFLLYRMGHPKDLDFAVTSVSSKKDDRNKSVISLQFESFNKASLGKHLLHKSNRNAPNKVMCFLDAAEAEGQVVDTTKQRQEKIAKAQREIAERAEDMIRMHDAKINDVRERLSDVDKQIGNKHGVSLFEYDKLCNEKLAFEDKLEELGRQRKEFNRYMNCLKEKLEALINCDKFEKEIQEVRKAFGVECRRFSAALPMYARREDILTTIGENQVCVILGETGSGKSTQMVQYLYQAGFAGNGIIACTQPRKIAAVSLATHVSSELASSVGQVVGYKVGMQKKMTAVTKVLFLTDHILLNECLLDRLLKRYSCILIDEAHERSIHTDLLLGMLKEALDKRPDLKVIITSATIDPDIFVKYFGGRDRCPVLKVSGRAFPVDVFWEQDIYSDRAFPEYYETKALNKAIEIHRSTEIGEGDILVFLTAVAEIERCTEKLTEQIGDADVQCLQLHGRLKPEEQQLVFEKTPRGKRKIVFATNSAETSITIPGIKFVVDTGVAKEMRFDPKKNMNSLNVVSVSQSSANQRKGRAGRTASGICYRLYTEEDYMMMEKASSPEILRIQVAQALLKLMELGVDPMKFDYVQSPSLESMESAMVELKSIGAVNASGISELGRWIAKLPVEPRFGVLIKKGIDMETVTETLIVASCCNQSGIFFRVGTLEEKKAADLKKMKFCHHGGDLLTMLNVYREWDKVKEREKGSWCDNNSINGKAMKGVRDMTNEITSILKKDLGLKIKHEFKSPEEADRLVQSLIFECMASNLGYYLGHECAGYLIINRFQRVKLHPSSAILALGLQPSWVVFNKVLKTSEDFITEVTPVSSEVVNDAVEKKKVGADLETLANQRVNLALKIPVGKHVIWKFVGPMHKNRRKVEEDIGIKCDESLVVIDANKKRGEISLFCLPQYEDKASYLLRSIIEPIQEQVINESREESIGNERSGIRAVLREGGGVVEVLMPYEYRSLKIWQKKCMYGTDIAEDSIREVFRSYGPVEQIWRPTGRKQHENAFWGKVTFTHQKDAVVANQDINNDTNSQIRLEPITFEQQSSQEGFTMKVTWCRRPSKGHCFVSVERPEDLPLLLMSSPRVNGNLVTVSLCKRQSDLFIKGLPSDVTDDNVKRSLAEVLGLSFNSCRDRFRVVIPRMNVIWSADQRVRKQEELSKLVLMYAQKDSFRIHIKECKQQTVMCTAFVTFSDAQICNDTAKEFIQGQWKIDGNKIYASLECKSSVHVNKKLYQIVKEDVQRSINGYADDNSNTSLEARTLKSGHISLDIKADTPLELAKAKVRVDHIVGGATFGYESKKNIQVMFCKNGRQKAQEIETETKTLVFIDEREMTVTIQGGISNRTRAAELLDDYIANQKTIVEVETRMKGGNNPPGLMKALITKYGITFETLKKETDVTGIQLNLRLHEMTITGKEDAVKKALNAIKEMREEIIKRYKATVLGNDLPDCPICLCPVEESDMYRLEYCGHAYCKVCVTSLIQNAVFDRQLPVICAAEGCVKPLVIRDINTQIKMGTVKRKAVVDSAVACFVSKNNRNFHFCLTPDCVIIYRATSNGGMFVCPMCRMKICTSCHALYHEGLTCAMYKMAKKEGDSVLEWHKEDPLHRRMCPNCGFGIEKTGGCDHMECTLCKANICWKCMAYFPVMRECYGHMATAHHSFV; from the exons ATGGATACCAGAAAGGAACCAGACAAAAACACGGAAACAAATGACGCTAAGAAACTATCTGAAATGACAAAAGATTCACCGAATAGAGTAAAAAACATGGAAACAGACAGGAACTTCGATGACATAAGTCTTCGACCAAACGCaatgaaaggaaaacataatttTGGTAGAAGAAATTTCAAAGAGGAATTGCGAGGTGCACAGAGAAAGGACGGACATAACGCAGCCTATGACCAAAGAAGCAATACCACAAAGAAACTTCAAGCCAAAAGAACAACTTTATATGTTGTTGTCTCTGAAAAGGTCACTCAAAGTCGTAACTTAAAAGGCTTTTTGCTTTATAGAATGGGACACCCAAAAGACCTAGACTTTGCAGTTACAAGTGTGTCTTCAAAAAAGGACGATAGGAATAAAAGTGTAATTTCCTTACAGTTTGAAAGCTTCAACAAAGCTTCTCTAGGGAAACATTTGCTCCATAAAAGTAACAGGAATGCTCCAAATAAGGTGATGTGCTTCTTGGACGCTGCAGAAGCAGAGGGACAAGTAGTTGACACAACCAAACAGAGACAAGAAAAGATTGCAAAGGCTCAGCGGGAGATAGCTGAAAGAGCTGAAGATATGATAAGAATGCATGATGCAAAAATCAATGACGTTCGAGAGAGACTTTCCGATGTTGATAAACAAATCGGTAATAAACACGGGGTTTCGCTATTTGAGTACGATAAGCTATGCAATGAAAAGCTGGCATTTGAAGATAAGTTAGAAGAATTGGGAAGACAAAGAAAAGAATTCAACAGGTATAtgaattgtttgaaagaaaaactgGAAGCGCTCATAAACTGCGACAAGTTTGAAAAGGAAATACAAGAAGTCAGGAAAGCGTTTGGGGTTGAGTGTCGTCGGTTTTCAGCAGCATTACCGATGTACGCAAGACGTGAAGATATACTGACGACAATCGGGGAAAATCAAGTGTGTGTGATTCTCGGTGAGACCGGATCTGGCAAGTCGACGCAGATGGTACAGTATCTTTACCAGGCCGGGTTTGCAG GTAACGGCATTATCGCTTGTACTCAACCGCGAAAGATAGCTGCTGTCAGTCTTGCGACACATGTTTCTTCAGAGCTTGCCTCAAGTGTTGGTCAGGTAGTTGGCTATAAGGTAGGAATGCAGAAGAAAATGACTGCAGTGACAAAGGTACTGTTTCTGACTGATCACATCCTGCTGAATGAATGTTTACTTGATCGGCTGTTGAAAAGGTATTCATGCATTCTTATAGATGAAGCACACGAACGAAGCATTCATACCGACTTGCTACTTGGTATGCTAAAGGAGGCCCTTGATAAAAGACCAGACCTAAAGGTTATTATAACATCGGCCACAATAGACCCCgatatatttgtcaaatattttggtGGAAGGGATCGCTGTCCCGTATTGAAGGTTTCTGGAAGGGCATTTCCAGTGGACGTATTCTGGGAACAGGATATTTATTCTGATAGGGCTTTTCCTGAATATTATGAAACAAAGGCTCTTAACAAAGCGATTGAAATTCACAGATCAACAGAAATTGGCGAAGGAGACATTCTTGTATTTCTAACTGCAGTAGCAGAAATAGAGAGATGTACCGAGAAATTAACGGAACAAATCGGGGATGCAGATGTCCAGTGCTTGCAGTTACACGGTAGGCTTAAACCAGAAGAACAGCAACTGGTGTTTGAGAAAACGCCAAGGGGAAAACGAAAAATTGTTTTCGCAACTAATAGTGCCGAGACGTCAATAACGATTCCTGGTATTAAGTTTGTTGTAGACACTGGTGTCGCAAAAGAAATGAGATTTGATCCGAAGAAAAACATGAATTCGCTTAATGTGGTATCAGTCAGCCAAAGCTCAGCTAACCAACGCAAAGGACGTGCAGGAAGAACGGCGTCAGGAATTTGCTACAGATTGTACACAGAGGAAGACTACATGATGATGGAGAAGGCTTCGAGTCCCGAGATTCTTAGAATACAAGTAGCACAGGCTTTACTTAAGCTGATGGAACTTGGTGTAGATCCGATGAAGTTTGATTATGTCCAGTCACCGTCACTAGAATCCATGGAGTCTGCAATGGTTGAACTGAAATCCATAGGAGCAGTAAATGCGTCAGGAATATCGGAACTTGGTAGATGGATTGCGAAACTGCCTGTTGAACCAAGGTTCGGCGTACTCATAAAGAAGGGTATTGATATGGAAACCGTAACTGAAACTCTAATCGTAGCTTCTTGTTGTAATCAAAGTGGAATATTTTTTCGAGTTGGGACACTTGAAGAGAAAAAAGCcgctgatttgaaaaaaatgaagttttGCCATCATGGTGGCGATTTACTTACAATGCTGAATGTATACAGGGAATGGGATAAAGtgaaagagagagagaaaggaAGCTGGTGCGACAACAATAGCATAAACGGAAAGGCAATGAAAGGCGTTCGAGACATGACGAACGAAATAACTTCAATACTGAAAAAAGATTTAGGCCTGAAGATAAAACATGAGTTTAAAAGTCCAGAAGAAGCAGACAGACTGGTGCAGAGTCTAATCTTTGAATGTATGGCTTCGAACCTGGGGTACTACTTAGGACATGAATGTGCAGGCTATCTCATAATAAATCGTTTTCAAAGAGTGAAGCTTCATCCATCCTCTGCAATTTTGGCATTGGGTCTCCAGCCAAGTTGGGTGGTTTTTAACAAAGTACTGAAAACCTCTGAAGATTTCATTACAGAAGTAACACCAGTCTCAAGCGAAGTTGTTAATGATGCGGTAGAGAAGAAAAAAGTTGGTGCTGATTTGGAAACACTTGCGAATCAAAGAGTAAATCTTGCTCTGAAAATACCCGTTGGAAAACATGTTATTTGGAAGTTCGTTGGTCCGATGCACAAGAATCGGAGGAAAGTAGAAGAAGATATTGGGATAAAATGTGATGAATCATTAGTTGTCATAGATGCAAATAAAAAACGCGGAGAAATAAGTCTTTTCTGTTTACCACAGTATGAAGATAAAGCTTCTTATTTACTTCGATCAATAATTGAGCCAATTCAAGAGCAAGTAATAAATGAATCGAGAGAAGAATCTATCGGTAACGAAAGAAGTGGCATTCGTGCAGTTTTGCGAGAGGGCGGTGGTGTAGTTGAGGTGCTGATGCCTTATGAATACCGATCACTTAAAATATGGCAGAAAAAATGTATGTATGGGACAGACATTGCTGAAGATAGTATTCGAGAAGTTTTCAGATCATACGGACCAGTTGAGCAAATCTGGAGACCAACAGGGagaaaacaacatgaaaatgcATTTTGGGGAAAGGTGACTTTTACCCACCAAAAAGATGCAGTTGTTGCCAATCAGGACATAAATAATGACACAAATTCACAAATAAGATTAGAACCGATCACATTTGAACAACAGTCTTCTCAAGAAGGTTTCACTATGAAAGTAACGTGGTGTCGACGACCATCCAAGGGTCATTGTTTTGTCTCTGTTGAGCGGCCTGAAGACCTTCCACTCCTTCTGATGTCATCACCGAGAGTAAACGGGAATCTCGTCACTGTATCGCTTTGTAAACGACAATCTGACCTTTTCATAAAAGGTTTGCCATCAGATGTCACCGATGATAACGTCAAAAGATCTTTAGCAGAAGTACTTGGTCTCTCATTTAACAGTTGTAGAGACAGATTTCGTGTTGTTATTCCGCGCATGAACGTCATCTGGAGCGCCGATCAGCGAGTTCGTAAACAAGAGGAGCTATCAAAATTAGTCTTAATGTATGCCCAAAAGGACTCATTCCGGATCCATATCAAGGAATGTAAACAACAGACGGTCATGTGTACAGCTTTTGTAACTTTCTCTGATGCACAGATATGCAATGACACTGCGAAAGAGTTTATTCAAGGGCAATGGAAAATTGACGGAAATAAAATTTACGCCAGTCTAGAGTGCAAGTCGTCTGTCCATGTCAACAAGAAATTGTATCAGATTGTGAAAGAAGATGTACAACGGTCGATAAATGGTTATGCTGATGATAATTCCAATACTTCTCTTGAGGCAAGAACTTTGAAATCGGGACACATATCACTAGACATTAAAGCAGACACTCCATTAGAGCTTGCTAAAGCGAAAGTCAGAGTTGATCATATAGTTGGCGGAGCTACTTTTGGATATGAGAGCAAGAAAAACATACAGGTTATGTTCTGTAAGAACGGAAGGCAGAAAGCACAGGAGATTGAAACGGAAACAAAGACGTTGGTATTCATAGATGAGAGAGAAATGACAGTTACAATACAAGGAGGTATTTCCAATAGGACCCGGGCTGCGGAACTGCTAGATGATTACATTGCGAACCAAAAGACTATAGTAGAAGTAGAAACTCGTATGAAAGGCGGAAATAATCCTCCAGGTCTGATGAAAGCGTTGATAACTAAGTATGGGATAACATTTGAAACCTTAaagaaggaaactgatgtaactGGAATACAACTGAATTTACGTTTACATGAAATGACTATTACAGGAAAAGAAGATGCTGTAAAGAAAGCTTTGAATGCCATCAAAGAAATGAGGGAAGAGATAATTAAAAGATACAAAGCTACAGTTTTAGGTAACGACTTACCAGACTGTCCAATATGTCTGTGTCCCGTTGAAGAATCTGACATGTACCGACTTGAGTACTGCGGACATGCGTATTGTAAAGTTTGTGTGACGTCACTGATTCAAAATGCAGTATTTGATCGACAGCTTCCGGTCATCTGCGCTGCTGAGGGCTGTGTCAAGCCTCTCGTCATTAGAGATATCAATACACAGATTAAAATGGGGACTGTCAAGAGGAAGGCTGTTGTTGATTCGGCTGTTGCATGTTTTGTCAgcaaaaataacaggaattttcatttttgtctcaCACCAGACTGTGTAATCATATACAGGGCCACTTCTAACGGGGGCATGTTTGTTTGCCCGATGTGTCGCATGAAAATCTGCACGTCTTGTCATGCCTTGTATCATGAGGGGCTGACATGTGCCATGTACAAAATGGCAAAGAAGGAAGGCGATTCTGTACTCGAATGGCATAAAGAAGATCCACTTCACCGGAGAATGTGTCCAAATTGTGGGTTTGGAATCGAGAAAACGGGAGGCTGCGACCACATGGAGTGCACGTTGTGCAAAGCAAACATTTGTTGGAAATGTATGGCGTACTTTCCTGTAATGAGGGAATGTTATGGACATATGGCTACAGCTCATCAttcatttgtttaa